The following is a genomic window from Thermoplasmatales archaeon.
CTACAAGAAGCTCAAAAACTTTTTAAAAAAAAGAAAACTTGAAGAGAGTGTTATATTCACCGGAGAAGTTAGTTGGGACGACCTACCACTCTATTATGCATCTTGTGATGTTTTTGCAACATGTTCAGCTTGGGAAGGTTTCCTACGTGCCGAGGCATTCGCAATGAAAAAACCAATGGTAGCATTCGATGCGGGAGCCAATAAAGAAACAATAAAAGATGGCATTAACGGATTCTTAGTTAAAGAAAAGAGCCCGGAAGCATTTGCAAATGCACTCATAAAAATACTTGAAGATAATAATCTAAGGAAAAAAATGGGAAAGAATGGATACAAATGGGCAAAAGAAAACCTAGATTTTGATGTGATCGCGAAAAACTTTTCCAAGTATATTACGGAGGTCACCAATTGAAAATAAGGCTTCTGGAATTCAAAGACATTAGAGCCATTACAAGATTATATATGTCCCTCAACGAAGAAGAAAGATTGTTATTTCACCCATTCCCTTTCAATTATTTTATAGCATTTCTAATTTTTTTGTATTTTGCACTTTCCAATAAAATTTATAAAATTACAGGATTCATAACAAGATATACCATCATATCATTTATATGTTATAAAAAAGAAACAATGGCCGGCTTAGCGTTTATATCAAAAATAGAAATTACAGATGGTCGCAAAGTGGCTGGGAATTTTGGTATTGTAATAAGAAGGGAATTTAGAAGTCAGGGATTAGGAAAAAAATTGGCTACAAAGATTATTGAGTTCTGCAAAAATGAAAGAATCCAAAAAATCCATCTTACAGTAATGGCACACAATAAACCCGCACTAAATTTTTATAAAAAATTAGGATTCAAAATTAAAAAACGTCATGAAAAAAGAGAAAAATGGAAAAATAAATATTATTCCGACTATGACATGACATTAAACCTTTGATCATCAAAAAATAATCATAGAAAAACTAAGCAAGAAAAGTCCATGAAAGACTCCTATTGCGATACCGGTGATACAATGAAAATATGTTTCATTACGAGTTTATATCCGCCTATTGCCTTTGGGGGCGCTACTGGAGTTGCCCAAATGGAAGCAGAGTACCTTACAAATAAGGGAAACAGAGTCTTTGTGATAACGACAAGTCCAGATAAAAGCTACCATATTGAATGGATAAACAATGTCAAAGTTTACAGATTACCCCCATCTAATATTTACACCTTCTATGAAAATTTTAAAAACCAGAACCTCCACGGATTACCTTCAAAGATTTTATGGCATATAATCGACACATTTAATTTTAAAATCGCAAACAAGGTTAGAGAAATTATCAATAAAGAAAAACCTGATATAATCCATGTACACAATTTTAAAGGACTTTCAACTATCTTCTTCAATAAAATCAAAGCTCCTATCGTTTTTACTGCACACGATTACAGTATATTATGTCCCAAGGCCAATCTCTTAAGATCTGATGATACAATATGCAAAAAAAAGCTGCTCCCTTGCTCTGTGTATACTATTATTAATAGGGCTCTTTTAGATAATAAAATAGACGTTGTAATATCCCCATCAGAGTTTCTAATCGGCAAATTTAAAGAAAATGGTTTATTTAAAAAAGCCAAATTAATTAGTCTCCCCAATCCCATAAAATTAAATAAAAGGAGATCACCTCCTAAATTTTATGACAAGCTCAGAATATTATATGTTGGAGAACTAAGTAAATCTAAAGGTTTACATGTCCTAATAAAAGCTTTCAAGAAAATCAGCAATGCAACCCTTCATATTTATGGAAAAGGAAAAGATGAGAATTATTTCAAGAAAATGGCAAAAAATAATGAAGACATGATTTTCCATGGATATGCCAATGGATTTGAAGAGTTAAAAGAAGCTTATGAAAGAGCAAATGTCACGGTCGTGCCATCAATATGGTATGAAGTTTTTGGGATGATTATCATTGAGAGTTTTGTGTGTTCAACGCCTGTAGTTGCAAGTAGGATTGGGGGGAT
Proteins encoded in this region:
- a CDS encoding GNAT family N-acetyltransferase; its protein translation is MKIRLLEFKDIRAITRLYMSLNEEERLLFHPFPFNYFIAFLIFLYFALSNKIYKITGFITRYTIISFICYKKETMAGLAFISKIEITDGRKVAGNFGIVIRREFRSQGLGKKLATKIIEFCKNERIQKIHLTVMAHNKPALNFYKKLGFKIKKRHEKREKWKNKYYSDYDMTLNL
- a CDS encoding glycosyltransferase family 4 protein — translated: MKICFITSLYPPIAFGGATGVAQMEAEYLTNKGNRVFVITTSPDKSYHIEWINNVKVYRLPPSNIYTFYENFKNQNLHGLPSKILWHIIDTFNFKIANKVREIINKEKPDIIHVHNFKGLSTIFFNKIKAPIVFTAHDYSILCPKANLLRSDDTICKKKLLPCSVYTIINRALLDNKIDVVISPSEFLIGKFKENGLFKKAKLISLPNPIKLNKRRSPPKFYDKLRILYVGELSKSKGLHVLIKAFKKISNATLHIYGKGKDENYFKKMAKNNEDMIFHGYANGFEELKEAYERANVTVVPSIWYEVFGMIIIESFVCSTPVVASRIGGIPELVRDGYNGFLFEPGNVDELADILNEISGNPRILRKLEKGARESSKKYDIKEHINKLEEIYRSLTGKNHKRTK